Proteins encoded within one genomic window of Panicum virgatum strain AP13 chromosome 1N, P.virgatum_v5, whole genome shotgun sequence:
- the LOC120653517 gene encoding uncharacterized protein LOC120653517 — MLTSENEQVHGASTEAVNLLKRNSDDVGWEYGVLVDANNKDKVRCNLCNKEMRGGIYRLKQHLAHEGKNVTKCPARTQQASEAKAKCKKALEDAKRKREEKTVRELELRAEVDVSRVGESEEVTCVGSSQPHKLGPIDKWTRAIDPTATKTESLKQQQLNKELWKERSNEVYKYIARWVYNHAIPFNACDNDDFKQMCEAIGQFGPRFQPPSDDLLREKLLEQEYARTKSLMQERQAEKLKNGCSVMTDAWSDRKRRSIMNLCTNCAEGTEFISSKEMSDVSHTSEVIFELVDKAIDDLGPENVVQVVTDNASNNMGAKKLLLEKRPQIFWTSCVAHTINLMLQGIGNMPRFKKVIDQAKAFTIFVYGHTRTLDCLRYFTEGKEVVRAGVTRFASNFLTLNSMLEKKDQLRKMVVHTRWDSLKDVKSKKGKYATATILSPTFWKEVKLILAVFEPLFKVLRLADGDVKASMGFIYGELLKAKREIKEVFGNNETRFKDVLAVIEKKMKGRLDSPLHLTAYLLNPHYSFTNPSIFDEPKMNEAFIACVEQFYYHDEDKQDQAANIELKKFQNREGAFSKKLARTFENFDYNPASWWRLYGSHTPALQKMATRILSLTSSASGCERNWSGFEGIHTKKRNRLTTARLEKLVYIQFNNRLLSKREKIKTKKTTDVLLSSDTTEVQGFLQEGGDDCALVVFRDEEDEDEMEGIGIPWVVIGEAVGAEEQLERRRSGRVREARELYDGEEFSSEEAEYESDEDEDE; from the exons ATGCTGACATCAGAGAATGAACAAGTTCATGGAGCCAGCACTGAGGCAGTGAATCTGCTGAAAAGGAACTCAGATGATGTTGGATGGGAGTATGGTGTTCTTGTTGATGCTAACAACAAGGACAAGGTCAGGTGCAACCTTTGTAATAAGGAGATGAGGGGAGGGATTTATAGGCTGAAGCAGCATTTGGCTCATGAAGGAAAGAATGTGACTAAATGTCCAGCTAGAACACAGCAGGCTTCGGAGGCTAAAGCAAAGTGCAAGAAAGCACTAGAAGATGCAAaaaggaagagggaggagaagaCTGTCCGTGAGCTAGAACTTAGAGCGGAAGTGGATGTGTCTAGGGTTGGAGAGTCAGAGGAAGTCACTTGTGTTGGTAGTTCACAGCCTCACAAATTAGGACCTATTGACAAATGGACACGTGCTATTGATCCTACAGCTACCAAGACTGAGTCTTTAAAGCAACAGCAGCTGAACAAAGAACTTTGGAAAGAAAGATCAAATGAGGTGTACAAGTATATTGCAAGATGGGTCTATAATCATG CAATACCTTTCAATGCATGTGACAATGATGACTTCAAGCAAATGTGTGAAGCAATTGGACAGTTTGGACCTAGATTTCAGCCTCCAAGTGATGATTTACTGCGAGAGAAATTGCTGGAACAAGAATATGCAAGAACCAAGAGTTTGATGCAGGAACGTCAAGCTGAGAAGTTGAAAAATGGGTGCTCTGTTATGACCGATGCTTGGTCAGATAGGAAGAGGAGAAGTATAATGAATCTGTGCACTAATTGTGCTGAAGGAACTGAATTCATCAGCTCAAAAGAGATGTCAGATGTGTCACACACAAGTGAAGTCATCTTTGAACTAGTGGACAAAGCAATTGATGACTTGGGTCCAGAAAATGTAGTGCAAGTAGTGACCGACAATGCCTCCAACAACATGGGAGCAAAGAAGCTATTGCTTGAGAAGAGACCACAGATATTTTGGACATCTTGTGTAGCTCACACAATCAACTTGATGCTCCAAGGAATTGGCAACATGCCTCGGTTCAAGAAAGTGATTGACCAAGCAAAGGCATTTACCATATTTGTCTATGGCCACACAAGAACATTGGATTGCTTGAGATACTTCACGGAGGGGAAAGAGGTAGTGAGGGCAGGAGTGACTAGGTTTGCTTCAAACTTTCTCACTTTGAACAGCATGCtagagaagaaggaccagctaAGAAAAATGGTAGTTCATACTAGGTGGGACTCATTGAAGGATGTGAAATCAAAGAAAGGAAAATATGCCACAGCAACTATATTGAGTCCAACCTTTTGGAAGGAAGTGAAGCTAATATTGGCAGTTTTTGAGCCATTGTTCAAAGTCCTCCGTTTGGCTGATGGGGATGTGAAGGCATCCATGGGTTTCATTTATGGAGAACTACTAAAGGCAAAGAGAGAGATCAAAGAGGTCTTTGGCAATAATGAGACTCGATTCAAGGATGTACTAGCTGTTattgagaagaagatgaagggaaGACTTGATTCTCCATTGCATTTGACAGCTTATTTGCTCAATCCACACTATAGCTTTACTAACCCATCAATCTTTGATGAGCCCAAAATGAATGAAGCATTTATAGCTTGTGTTGAGCAATTTTATTATCATGACGAGGACAAGCAAGATCAAGCTGCCAACATTGAATTGAAAAAGTTTCAAAATAGAGAAGGAGCATTTAGCAAGAAGCTAGCAAGGACTTTTGAAAACTTTGATTACAATCCAG cCTCATGGTGGAGGTTGTATGGAAGCCACACACCAGCTTTACAGAAGATGGCTACAAGGATCTTATCTTTGACATCAAGTGCTTCTGGTTGTGAAAGAAATTGGAGCGGGTTTGAAGGG ATACACACTAAGAAGAGGAATAGACTTACTACAGCCCGCCTCGAAAAGTTGGTCTATATTCAATTCAACAACAGGCTGCTTAGTAAGAGAGAAAAGATCAAGACAAAGAAGACCACTGATGTTCTCTTGTCTAGTGATACAACTGAAGTTCAAGGTTTTCTCCAAGAGGGTGGAGATGATTGCGCATTAGTTGTCTTTAGagatgaggaagatgaggaTGAGATGGAAGGTATAGGGATACCTTGGGTTGTTATTGGAGAGGCAGTGGGAGCAGAAGAGCAGCTTGAGCGGCGTAGAAGTGGTAGAGTGAGGGAGGCAAGGGAGCTCTATGATGGAGAAGAGTTTTCGTCCGAAGAAGCAGAGTATGAGTctgatgaggatgaggatgagtgA
- the LOC120655801 gene encoding F-box/kelch-repeat protein At1g67480-like: MQGLLSKPRVFIPIGLQEEANIEVLPSASHKVIMLAFVGSQEQFAQQQTCLHARMLLKPPTRPKLYSGLMPEEEHDSYSDLIPGLPEDLAKICLALVPRSHFPVMGAVSKRWMSFLESKELISVRKEVGKLEEWVYVLTPEAGTKGSHWEILECSGQTQSPLPRMPGLTKAGFGVVVIGGKLFVIAGYAADHGKEYVSDEVYQYDSCLNRWTLLAKMNVARCDFACAEVNGVIYVAGGFGPNGDSLSSVEVYNPEQNRWTMIESLRRPRWGCFGCSFEGKLYVMGGRSSFTIGNSRFVDMYNPINHAWGEFKNGCVMVTAHAVLGEKLFCIEWKNQRSLAIFNPADNSWQKIPVPLTGSSSTRFSLGIHDDKLLLFPLEEEPGYQTLMYDPAAPTGSEWCTSKLKPSGSCLCSVTIKA, from the exons ATGCAAGGTCTTTTAAGTAAGCCAAGGGTTTTTATTCCAATTGGTTTGCAAGAGGAGGCGAACATTGAGGTGCTTCCTAGTGCATCTCATAAAGTCATAATGCTTGCATTTGTTGGGTCACAAGAACAGTTTGCTCAACAACAGACGTGCCTCCATGCTAGGATGCTGCTCAAGCCTCCTACAAGACCCAAACTTTATTCAGGGCTTATGCCTGAAGAGGAACATGATTCGTACTCTGATTTAATACCAGGCTTGCCTGAAGATTTGGCAAAGATTTGTCTTGCCCTTGTTCCTCGTAGTCATTTTCCTGTTATGGGTGCAGTTTCCAAGCGGTGGATGTCATTTCTTGAGAGCAAGGAATTGATATCTGTAAGGAAGGAGGTTGGGAAACTTGAGGAGTGGGTGTATGTCTTAACTCCAGAAGCTGGCACAAAGGGGTCCCACTGGGAGATTTTGGAGTGTTCAGGGCAAACACAAAGCCCTCTTCCACGTATGCCTGGACTAACCAAAGCTGGGTTTGGTGTGGTTGTTATTGGTGGGAAGCTCTTTGTTATTGCTGGCTATGCTGCTGACCATGGGAAGGAATATGTTTCAGATGAGGTTTACCAGTATGATTCCTGCCTTAACAG GTGGACATTGCTTGCTAAGATGAATGTGGCTCGATGTGACTTCGCCTGCGCAGAGGTCAATGGGGTGATATATGTTGCTGGTGGATTTGGTCCAAATGGTGACAGTTTGTCTAGTGTGGAAGTTTATAACCCAGAGCAGAACAGATGGACAATGATTGAGAGCCTGCGCAGGCCAAGGTGGGGCTGCTTCGGGTGCAGCTTCGAAGGGAAGCTTTATGTCATGGGTGGCCGTTCAAGCTTCACAATTGGCAACTCCCGTTTCGTCGACATGTACAATCCTATAAACCATGCCTGGGGTGAGTTTAAGAACGGCTGTGTGATGGTCACGGCTCATGCTgttcttggtgagaagctcttCTGCATCGAATGGAAGAACCAGAGGTCTTTGGCAATCTTTAACCCAGCTGATAACTCATGGCAGAAGATCCCGGTGCCGCTTACAGGTAGCTCAAGCACTCGTTTTTCATTGGGCATACATGACGACAAGCTGCTGCTCTTCCCGCTGGAGGAAGAGCCTGGATATCAGACGCTGATGTATGATCCCGCTGCGCCGACGGGGTCTGAGTGGTGCACGTCAAAGCTGAAGCCCTCAGGATCTTGCCTGTGCAGCGTGACCATCAAAGCATGA